The Vicia villosa cultivar HV-30 ecotype Madison, WI linkage group LG1, Vvil1.0, whole genome shotgun sequence genome includes a region encoding these proteins:
- the LOC131628767 gene encoding uncharacterized protein LOC131628767, whose amino-acid sequence MARNEEKAQSMLNRFITMKAEEKKKPKERRPFLASECRDLNEADKWRQQIMREIGRKVAEIQNEGLGEHRLRDLNDEINKLIREKVHWERRIVELGGPNYARHSAKMTDLDGNIVDVPNPSGRGPGYRYFGAAKKLPGVRELFEKPPELRKRRTRYDIYKRINVAYYGYRDDEDGILERLEEPAEEAMRDEADEEWRRLDMIKKEARKAVRSGEVAEVSTAAREILHEEEEDVVEEERMKEREMRRLGEKEREFIVHVPLPDEKEIEKMVLQKKKTDLLNKYVSDVLMEEQTEAKDLLNIHR is encoded by the coding sequence ATGGCTCGTAATGAAGAAAAAGCTCAATCGATGCTCAACCGATTCATCACCATGAAAgcagaagagaaaaagaaaccaAAAGAACGCCGTCCTTTTCTCGCCTCCGAGTGCCGCGACCTTAACGAAGCAGATAAATGGCGTCAACAGATTATGCGCGAGATCGGCCGCAAAGTCGCCGAGATCCAAAACGAAGGTCTCGGCGAACACCGTCTCCGTGACCTTAACGACGAAATCAACAAACTCATTCGCGAAAAGGTTCATTGGGAGCGGCGAATTGTCGAACTCGGCGGTCCGAATTACGCTCGACATTCGGCTAAAATGACTGACCTCGATGGAAATATTGTGGATGTTCCAAACCCTAGCGGCCGTGGTCCAGGATATCGGTATTTCGGTGCGGCGAAGAAACTCCCCGGTGTGCGCGAGTTGTTTGAGAAACCACCGGAGCTACGGAAGCGGAGGACTCGATATGATATCTATAAGCGGATCAATGTGGCTTATTATGGTTACCGTGATGATGAGGATGGTATTCTTGAACGCCTTGAGGAACCTGCTGAGGAAGCTATGCGAGATGAAGCGGATGAGGAGTGGCGACGGCTTGATATGATAAAGAAGGAGGCTAGGAAGGCTGTTCGGAGTGGGGAGGTTGCTGAGGTTTCAACTGCTGCTAGGGAGATACTTCATGAGGAGGAGGAAGATGTGGTGGAGGAGGAGAGGATGAAGGAGAGGGAGATGAGGAGGTTGGGTGAGAAAGAGAGGGAATTCATTGTTCATGTGCCGTTGCCGGATGAGAAGGAGATTGAGAAGATGGTGTTGCAGAAGAAGAAGACGGATTTGTTGAATAAGTATGTTAGTGATGTTCTCATGGAGGAGCAGACTGAAGCTAAGGACTTGCTTAACATTCATCGTTAG